From the genome of Bactrocera oleae isolate idBacOlea1 chromosome 2, idBacOlea1, whole genome shotgun sequence, one region includes:
- the l(3)mbt gene encoding uncharacterized protein l(3)mbt isoform X1: MNNSDGDTTGTNLVGRRSNSIVTTNLNSNSTLNYIPRVAFITPTVEPTTFPLSTGNVNTMQTCSSSAPSMINVITCAGNVMNSQLNNAGFVMAKNGHSSTVSVSEDTVPIYTGANGGASSTPSNSKAIQADGTNIKEEGEVVEMLHNSVIPASILVRNRQQYASPGSAKSTVGTSTRSGVGNQSTSLTILNQELVKQIVVGKPPKNCGLTQLASTTTNNTLNLSQTLLKSPSTMTNLGGIKHQSSSNKSTTILTKAPVSTTPPTTTSSIGITPNQKKQSQQINAFQNASVLQPPINAKLPLSEAAKLAAGDSSIISQSNLRKELRTDECTTDFSFNRLQSIPQSSTSSPEPSIQTKVAAMKTASITNSTVNNSSSFKVEIDLTKPVLVQAKLVEKQESLLKVRPVQRVIESSTSPRSKRSKSLSCAFKEVHLTNAPIMLKQRQTSLLTTQHTLSERRHSTTSEGKNLKHKASPPRRKQTLNSKCNVIENEYEIIDLIDYNEANSKINADEEQKTNQEKENNIKGSSMAEGIVENQQEFANNMQPPPPLKDTDRNSLYNIAKKVITDIPNKEEPSTFSSTEKISEKYACIENDHIEDISKNTDIIMKDVETEPEEQQTIYFEKTETLIQNSKAEDTHTSVEHTQDSLEKSLYCDEKISVSSTSSASTSASQQSLHDDLQMSSASNVTQNMSAKLNQPSTSAAAGNMLTAPPVKAITTAVEDALSCALKMLSNFNMLTWNQRVGSARGTNMRFQLNEFNLIEINERCAPRTRIHTAYEKPIYERETVPYLSENHNGLLYLCRRCNCHGPALDFLAPEFCSLDCLKRESRKRRHEEYTTFSRKRKTQESAVPAPSKKSFRWSTYLPEKFNAIAAPVNLFINPFPTGPNRFQIGMKLEAIDPENCSLFCVCTIVDIQGYRLKLTFDGYEYMYDFWVNADSMDIFPPGWCTKTKRILQPPKGKTIDKFNWLQYLTECKAIAAQRALFTHLNVSLGTHNPFKIGMHLEAEDLNDTGKLCVASVSDVLDNRIRVHFDGWDDCYDYWVDISSPYIHPCGWHVGRQQLIVPPEFENTTFSWGDYIKNHGSGMAATEEMFSTRDPIDFKPNMKLEVVDPRNPSLIRPATVIGRKGHRVKLHLDCWPSNYCFWLEDDSADLHPIGWCEATSHDLEPPPGYKMRSTKVVCSTFGCRGIGNAKRLYLNTHTTQDCCPYAAENWRQKSEKPPRLEHEEIVRPEIMGKRDMKQKQPTLKWKQTQPPQPHLNEADILQHIQLLDNIKTRHVIQQEKQQQKQTLQESANRIEIGSARDQQQLSLIKTERTDKSTATAVRVHQPVDSTTAEQSTSLLIPQIKIAKEFLCDYGPRLQQNYNIWQRNVAFDMQRIKRNPLLWSTKDTCAFVQCVLRNADITEMFLREDIDGSALLLLQQSDLTDILDLKLGPAVKLFSCILQLRTLAVLKFNVKLGTTQSSN; the protein is encoded by the exons ATGAATAATAGTGACGGAGATACTACTGGTACAAATCTTGTTGGTCGCAGGTCCAATAGTATTGTGACAACAAATTTAAACAGCAATAGTACATTAAATTACATACCCCGTGTGGCATTCATTACACCAACTGTTGAGCCCACAACCTTTCCTCTGAGCACTGGTAATGTAAATACAATGCAGACATGTTCATCATCCGCTCCATCTATGATAAACGTAATTACTTGTGCCGGCAACGTCATGAATAGCCAACTTAATAACGCAGGTTTCGTAATGGCAAAAAATGGTCATAGCTCTACTGTGTCGGTATCGGAAGACACTGTGCCTATTTACACTGGTGCTAATGGAGGTGCAAGCTCAACCCCGTCAAACAGTAAAGCTATTCAAGCAGATGGAACAAATATCAAAGAAGAAGGAGAAGTTGTGGAAATGTTACATAATTCTG TAATACCAGCTTCTATACTAGTCCGCAATCGACAACAATACGCTTCACCTGGGAGCGCCAAAAGTACGGTTGGCACATCAACTCGCAGTGGTGTTGGGAATCAGTCGACTTCTCTAACAATATTGAATCAAGAACTTGTGAAACAAATCGTAGTTGGTAAACCACCAAAAAATTGTGGTTTAACACAATTAGCCTCAACAACTACAAACAATACTCTTAATTTATCTCAAACTCTTCTGAAGTCGCCATCAACAATGACCAATCTTGGAGGAATCAAGCACCAAAGTTCTTCCAACAAATCTACAACAATTCTGACGAAAGCACCAGTATCTACTACTCCACCAACTACCACAAGCTCAATCGGTATAACTCCAAATCAGAAGAAACAGTCTCAACAAATCAATGCATTCCAAAATGCAAGTGTATTACAACCCCCTATTAATGCTAAACTCCCCCTTTCAGAAGCTGCCAAACTAGCAGCAGGTGATTCAAGTATAATAAGCCAAAGTAACTTACGCAAAGAGTTAAGAACTGATGAGTGTACTACAGATTTTTCATTTAACCGACTACAAAGTATACCTCAATCATCTACTTCATCACCAGAGCCATCAATTCAAACGAAAGTGGCCGCCATGAAAACTGCTTCCATTACCAATTCAACAGTTAATAATAGCAGTTCGTTTAAGGTAGAAATCGATCTGACTAAACCTGTTTTAGTTCAAGCAAAACTTGTTGAAAAACAGGAATCGCTTCTTAAAGTACGCCCTGTTCAACGTGTTATTGAAAGTAGCACTAGTCCTCGTTCTAAACGGTCTAAATCACTGAGCTGTGCTTTCAAGGAGGTTCACCTAACGAATGCCCCAATTATGTTGAAACAGAGACAAACTTCTTTACTAACAACCCAACATACATTGTCAGAGCGTCGTCATTCGACAACATCTGAAGGAAAAAATCTAAAACACAAAGCTAGTCCCCCGCGACGTAAACAAACGTTAAATTCCAAATGTAATGTTATTGAAAACGAATATGAGATCATAGATTTGATTGACTATAATGAGGCGAACTCCAAAATAAACGCTGATGAggaacaaaaaacaaatcaagaaaaagaaaataatatcaaaggaTCCTCAATGGCGGAAGGCATAGTAGAAAACCAACAAGAGTTTGCAAACAATATGCAACCACCACCACCACTTAAAGATACGGAtagaaattcattatataatattgccaaaaaagttattacagaTATTCCAAATAAAGAGGAACCGTCAACATTCTCATCTACTGAAAAAATTTCGGAAAAATATGCATGTATCGAAAACGACCATATTGAGGACATATCAAAAAACACTGATATTATAATGAAAGATGTTGAAACTGAACCAGAAGAACAACAAACTATTTACTTTGAGAAGACCGAAACTTTAATCCAGAACTCAAAAGCTGAAGATACACACACCTCTGTAGAGCACACTCAAGATTCGTTGGAAAAATCACTTTATTGTGATGAAAAAATCTCAGTTAGTTCAACATCATCTGCATCTACCTCTGCCAGTCAGCAAAGTTTGCATGATGATTTACAAATGTCGTCGGCTTCAAACGTTACACAAAACATGTCAGCCAAACTAAACCAACCCAGCACTTCGGCAGCTGCTGGCAATATGTTAACAGCACCTCCTGTAAAAGCCATTACAACCGCTGTAGAAGACGCATTATCGTGTGCTTTAAAAATGTTATCAAACTTCAATATGCTAACCTGGAATCAACGTGTCGGTAGTGCACGTGGTACTAATATGCGTTTCCAATTGAACGAATTTAATcttattgaaataaatgaacGCTGCGCGCCACGAACACGTATCCACACAGCTTATGAAAAGCCAATTTATGAGCGAGAAACGGTACCATATTTAAGTGAAAATCACAATGgtttattgtatttatgtagGCGATGTAATTGTCATGGACCAGCGCTGGATTTTTTGGCACCAG AATTTTGTTCTTTGGATTGTTTGAAACGAGAGTCCCGTAAACGTCGGCATGAGGAATATACCACTTTTTCACGCAAGCGAAAAACCCAAGAATCAGCTGTTCCAGCTCCCAGCAAAAAATCCTTCCGTTGGTCAACATATCTCCCAGAAAAGTTCAATGCCATCGCTGCACCTGTAAATCTATTTATTAATCCATTTCCAACTGGACCCAATCGTTTTCAGATTGGCATGAAATTAGAAGCTATTGATCCAGAGAACTGTTCACTCTTTTGTGTATGCACGATTGTTGATATACAAGGGTATCGCTTGAAGTTAACATTTGATGGTTATGAATATATGTACGACTTTTGGGTGAATGCCGATTCTATGGATATTTTTCCACCAGGTTGGTGTACGAAAACAAAACGCATTTTGCAGCCACCAAAAGGAAAAACTATTGATAAATTTAATTGGCTACAATACTTAACAGAATGTAAAGCTATAGCAGCCCAACGTGCTCTATTTACACATTTGAATGTATCTTTGGGTACACATAATCCATTTAAG ATTGGAATGCATTTGGAAGCCGAAGATCTTAACGACACCGGCAAGCTATGTGTTGCCTCAGTTTCGGATGTGTTAGACAATCGCATTCGTGTACATTTCGATGGTTGGGATGATTGCTACGACTACTGGGTGGATATTAGTTCACCCTATATACATCCTTGTGGTTGGCATGTAGGACGACAACAATTAATCGTACCACCTGAATTTGAAAATACTACTTTCTCGTGGGgtgattatataaaaaatcatgGCAGTGGCATGGCCGCAACAGAAGAGATGTTTTCCACCCGCGATCCAATAGATTTCAAGCCGAATATGAAACTGGAGGTTGTCGATCCACGTAATCCCTCACTAATACGCCCTGCTACAGTTATCGGTCGCAAAGGACATCGCGTTAAGCTACATCTGGATTGCTGGCCAAGTAATTATTGCTTTTGGTTGGAAGATGATAGTGCGGATTTGCATCCGATTGGTTGGTGTGAAGCTACTAGTCATGATCTAGAACCCCCACCTGGTTATAAAATGCGCTCAACAAAGGTGGTATGCTCAACTTTTGGATGCCGCGGCATCGGTAATGCCAAACGGCTTTATTTAAATACGCATACTACACAAGATTGCTGCCCATACGCAGCGGAAAACTGGCGACAAAAAAGCGAAAAGCCGCCGCGTTTGGAGCATGAAGAGATTGTACGACCAGAAATAATGGGTAAGCGAGATATGAAACAAAAGCAGCCAACATTAAAATGGAAGCAAACGCAGCCACCTCAACCACATTTGAACGAAGCGGATATATTACAACACATTCAACTTTTGGACAACATAAAAACTCGTCACGTAATTCAGCAGGAAaaacagcagcaaaaacaaactTTGCAAGAAAGTGCTAACAGAATCGAAATCGGTTCTGCAAGAGATCAACAACAACTATCTTTAATAAAAACTGAACGCACTGACAAGTCCACTGCAACCGCTGTAAGAGTTCACCAACCGGTAGACAGTACCACTGCGGAACAATCAACGTCTCTTCTAATTCCACAAATAAAGATTGCCAAAGAGTTTCTCTGTGACTATGGTCCGCGTCTgcaacaaaactataatatttggCAGCGTAATGTCGCTTTCGATATGCAACGTATTAAACGCAACCCTCTGCTGTGGTCAACAAAGGATACGTGTGCATTTGTTCAATGTGTACTACGAAATGCCGATataactgaaatgtttttgcgTGAAGATATCGATGGTAGTGCACTTTTGCTGCTTCAACAATCCGATCTTACCGACATTCTCGATTTGAAATTAGGGCCCGCCGTTAAGTTGTTTTCGTGTATTCTTCAATTACGCAcactagccgttctcaagttcaATGTAAAGTTAGGCACCACACAAAGTAGCAATTAA
- the l(3)mbt gene encoding lethal(3)malignant brain tumor-like protein 1 isoform X2, with protein MNNSDGDTTGTNLVGRRSNSIVTTNLNSNSTLNYIPRVAFITPTVEPTTFPLSTGNVNTMQTCSSSAPSMINVITCAGNVMNSQLNNAGFVMAKNGHSSTVSVSEDTVPIYTGANGGASSTPSNSKAIQADGTNIKEEGEVVEMLHNSVIPASILVRNRQQYASPGSAKSTVGTSTRSGVGNQSTSLTILNQELVKQIVVGKPPKNCGLTQLASTTTNNTLNLSQTLLKSPSTMTNLGGIKHQSSSNKSTTILTKAPVSTTPPTTTSSIEAAKLAAGDSSIISQSNLRKELRTDECTTDFSFNRLQSIPQSSTSSPEPSIQTKVAAMKTASITNSTVNNSSSFKVEIDLTKPVLVQAKLVEKQESLLKVRPVQRVIESSTSPRSKRSKSLSCAFKEVHLTNAPIMLKQRQTSLLTTQHTLSERRHSTTSEGKNLKHKASPPRRKQTLNSKCNVIENEYEIIDLIDYNEANSKINADEEQKTNQEKENNIKGSSMAEGIVENQQEFANNMQPPPPLKDTDRNSLYNIAKKVITDIPNKEEPSTFSSTEKISEKYACIENDHIEDISKNTDIIMKDVETEPEEQQTIYFEKTETLIQNSKAEDTHTSVEHTQDSLEKSLYCDEKISVSSTSSASTSASQQSLHDDLQMSSASNVTQNMSAKLNQPSTSAAAGNMLTAPPVKAITTAVEDALSCALKMLSNFNMLTWNQRVGSARGTNMRFQLNEFNLIEINERCAPRTRIHTAYEKPIYERETVPYLSENHNGLLYLCRRCNCHGPALDFLAPEFCSLDCLKRESRKRRHEEYTTFSRKRKTQESAVPAPSKKSFRWSTYLPEKFNAIAAPVNLFINPFPTGPNRFQIGMKLEAIDPENCSLFCVCTIVDIQGYRLKLTFDGYEYMYDFWVNADSMDIFPPGWCTKTKRILQPPKGKTIDKFNWLQYLTECKAIAAQRALFTHLNVSLGTHNPFKIGMHLEAEDLNDTGKLCVASVSDVLDNRIRVHFDGWDDCYDYWVDISSPYIHPCGWHVGRQQLIVPPEFENTTFSWGDYIKNHGSGMAATEEMFSTRDPIDFKPNMKLEVVDPRNPSLIRPATVIGRKGHRVKLHLDCWPSNYCFWLEDDSADLHPIGWCEATSHDLEPPPGYKMRSTKVVCSTFGCRGIGNAKRLYLNTHTTQDCCPYAAENWRQKSEKPPRLEHEEIVRPEIMGKRDMKQKQPTLKWKQTQPPQPHLNEADILQHIQLLDNIKTRHVIQQEKQQQKQTLQESANRIEIGSARDQQQLSLIKTERTDKSTATAVRVHQPVDSTTAEQSTSLLIPQIKIAKEFLCDYGPRLQQNYNIWQRNVAFDMQRIKRNPLLWSTKDTCAFVQCVLRNADITEMFLREDIDGSALLLLQQSDLTDILDLKLGPAVKLFSCILQLRTLAVLKFNVKLGTTQSSN; from the exons ATGAATAATAGTGACGGAGATACTACTGGTACAAATCTTGTTGGTCGCAGGTCCAATAGTATTGTGACAACAAATTTAAACAGCAATAGTACATTAAATTACATACCCCGTGTGGCATTCATTACACCAACTGTTGAGCCCACAACCTTTCCTCTGAGCACTGGTAATGTAAATACAATGCAGACATGTTCATCATCCGCTCCATCTATGATAAACGTAATTACTTGTGCCGGCAACGTCATGAATAGCCAACTTAATAACGCAGGTTTCGTAATGGCAAAAAATGGTCATAGCTCTACTGTGTCGGTATCGGAAGACACTGTGCCTATTTACACTGGTGCTAATGGAGGTGCAAGCTCAACCCCGTCAAACAGTAAAGCTATTCAAGCAGATGGAACAAATATCAAAGAAGAAGGAGAAGTTGTGGAAATGTTACATAATTCTG TAATACCAGCTTCTATACTAGTCCGCAATCGACAACAATACGCTTCACCTGGGAGCGCCAAAAGTACGGTTGGCACATCAACTCGCAGTGGTGTTGGGAATCAGTCGACTTCTCTAACAATATTGAATCAAGAACTTGTGAAACAAATCGTAGTTGGTAAACCACCAAAAAATTGTGGTTTAACACAATTAGCCTCAACAACTACAAACAATACTCTTAATTTATCTCAAACTCTTCTGAAGTCGCCATCAACAATGACCAATCTTGGAGGAATCAAGCACCAAAGTTCTTCCAACAAATCTACAACAATTCTGACGAAAGCACCAGTATCTACTACTCCACCAACTACCACAAGCTCAATCG AAGCTGCCAAACTAGCAGCAGGTGATTCAAGTATAATAAGCCAAAGTAACTTACGCAAAGAGTTAAGAACTGATGAGTGTACTACAGATTTTTCATTTAACCGACTACAAAGTATACCTCAATCATCTACTTCATCACCAGAGCCATCAATTCAAACGAAAGTGGCCGCCATGAAAACTGCTTCCATTACCAATTCAACAGTTAATAATAGCAGTTCGTTTAAGGTAGAAATCGATCTGACTAAACCTGTTTTAGTTCAAGCAAAACTTGTTGAAAAACAGGAATCGCTTCTTAAAGTACGCCCTGTTCAACGTGTTATTGAAAGTAGCACTAGTCCTCGTTCTAAACGGTCTAAATCACTGAGCTGTGCTTTCAAGGAGGTTCACCTAACGAATGCCCCAATTATGTTGAAACAGAGACAAACTTCTTTACTAACAACCCAACATACATTGTCAGAGCGTCGTCATTCGACAACATCTGAAGGAAAAAATCTAAAACACAAAGCTAGTCCCCCGCGACGTAAACAAACGTTAAATTCCAAATGTAATGTTATTGAAAACGAATATGAGATCATAGATTTGATTGACTATAATGAGGCGAACTCCAAAATAAACGCTGATGAggaacaaaaaacaaatcaagaaaaagaaaataatatcaaaggaTCCTCAATGGCGGAAGGCATAGTAGAAAACCAACAAGAGTTTGCAAACAATATGCAACCACCACCACCACTTAAAGATACGGAtagaaattcattatataatattgccaaaaaagttattacagaTATTCCAAATAAAGAGGAACCGTCAACATTCTCATCTACTGAAAAAATTTCGGAAAAATATGCATGTATCGAAAACGACCATATTGAGGACATATCAAAAAACACTGATATTATAATGAAAGATGTTGAAACTGAACCAGAAGAACAACAAACTATTTACTTTGAGAAGACCGAAACTTTAATCCAGAACTCAAAAGCTGAAGATACACACACCTCTGTAGAGCACACTCAAGATTCGTTGGAAAAATCACTTTATTGTGATGAAAAAATCTCAGTTAGTTCAACATCATCTGCATCTACCTCTGCCAGTCAGCAAAGTTTGCATGATGATTTACAAATGTCGTCGGCTTCAAACGTTACACAAAACATGTCAGCCAAACTAAACCAACCCAGCACTTCGGCAGCTGCTGGCAATATGTTAACAGCACCTCCTGTAAAAGCCATTACAACCGCTGTAGAAGACGCATTATCGTGTGCTTTAAAAATGTTATCAAACTTCAATATGCTAACCTGGAATCAACGTGTCGGTAGTGCACGTGGTACTAATATGCGTTTCCAATTGAACGAATTTAATcttattgaaataaatgaacGCTGCGCGCCACGAACACGTATCCACACAGCTTATGAAAAGCCAATTTATGAGCGAGAAACGGTACCATATTTAAGTGAAAATCACAATGgtttattgtatttatgtagGCGATGTAATTGTCATGGACCAGCGCTGGATTTTTTGGCACCAG AATTTTGTTCTTTGGATTGTTTGAAACGAGAGTCCCGTAAACGTCGGCATGAGGAATATACCACTTTTTCACGCAAGCGAAAAACCCAAGAATCAGCTGTTCCAGCTCCCAGCAAAAAATCCTTCCGTTGGTCAACATATCTCCCAGAAAAGTTCAATGCCATCGCTGCACCTGTAAATCTATTTATTAATCCATTTCCAACTGGACCCAATCGTTTTCAGATTGGCATGAAATTAGAAGCTATTGATCCAGAGAACTGTTCACTCTTTTGTGTATGCACGATTGTTGATATACAAGGGTATCGCTTGAAGTTAACATTTGATGGTTATGAATATATGTACGACTTTTGGGTGAATGCCGATTCTATGGATATTTTTCCACCAGGTTGGTGTACGAAAACAAAACGCATTTTGCAGCCACCAAAAGGAAAAACTATTGATAAATTTAATTGGCTACAATACTTAACAGAATGTAAAGCTATAGCAGCCCAACGTGCTCTATTTACACATTTGAATGTATCTTTGGGTACACATAATCCATTTAAG ATTGGAATGCATTTGGAAGCCGAAGATCTTAACGACACCGGCAAGCTATGTGTTGCCTCAGTTTCGGATGTGTTAGACAATCGCATTCGTGTACATTTCGATGGTTGGGATGATTGCTACGACTACTGGGTGGATATTAGTTCACCCTATATACATCCTTGTGGTTGGCATGTAGGACGACAACAATTAATCGTACCACCTGAATTTGAAAATACTACTTTCTCGTGGGgtgattatataaaaaatcatgGCAGTGGCATGGCCGCAACAGAAGAGATGTTTTCCACCCGCGATCCAATAGATTTCAAGCCGAATATGAAACTGGAGGTTGTCGATCCACGTAATCCCTCACTAATACGCCCTGCTACAGTTATCGGTCGCAAAGGACATCGCGTTAAGCTACATCTGGATTGCTGGCCAAGTAATTATTGCTTTTGGTTGGAAGATGATAGTGCGGATTTGCATCCGATTGGTTGGTGTGAAGCTACTAGTCATGATCTAGAACCCCCACCTGGTTATAAAATGCGCTCAACAAAGGTGGTATGCTCAACTTTTGGATGCCGCGGCATCGGTAATGCCAAACGGCTTTATTTAAATACGCATACTACACAAGATTGCTGCCCATACGCAGCGGAAAACTGGCGACAAAAAAGCGAAAAGCCGCCGCGTTTGGAGCATGAAGAGATTGTACGACCAGAAATAATGGGTAAGCGAGATATGAAACAAAAGCAGCCAACATTAAAATGGAAGCAAACGCAGCCACCTCAACCACATTTGAACGAAGCGGATATATTACAACACATTCAACTTTTGGACAACATAAAAACTCGTCACGTAATTCAGCAGGAAaaacagcagcaaaaacaaactTTGCAAGAAAGTGCTAACAGAATCGAAATCGGTTCTGCAAGAGATCAACAACAACTATCTTTAATAAAAACTGAACGCACTGACAAGTCCACTGCAACCGCTGTAAGAGTTCACCAACCGGTAGACAGTACCACTGCGGAACAATCAACGTCTCTTCTAATTCCACAAATAAAGATTGCCAAAGAGTTTCTCTGTGACTATGGTCCGCGTCTgcaacaaaactataatatttggCAGCGTAATGTCGCTTTCGATATGCAACGTATTAAACGCAACCCTCTGCTGTGGTCAACAAAGGATACGTGTGCATTTGTTCAATGTGTACTACGAAATGCCGATataactgaaatgtttttgcgTGAAGATATCGATGGTAGTGCACTTTTGCTGCTTCAACAATCCGATCTTACCGACATTCTCGATTTGAAATTAGGGCCCGCCGTTAAGTTGTTTTCGTGTATTCTTCAATTACGCAcactagccgttctcaagttcaATGTAAAGTTAGGCACCACACAAAGTAGCAATTAA